The following proteins are encoded in a genomic region of Corticium candelabrum chromosome 11, ooCorCand1.1, whole genome shotgun sequence:
- the LOC134186476 gene encoding uncharacterized protein LOC134186476 isoform X2 gives MVPWTFVSRNQKLAFQYSMHRISANGIFTVSTKLFHMRPVLFADFKPRRPELLLKWCTLRKYVDTASLFSDAILATQSVKACLTNIPLFRLWSSEAINCLAKLCKPMLFSEGSIVLEEGVEACLEMCVLLSGRIVFTAEGQVLVSVSAGLKGYWFGEEGLFLSEQRRCSVKADVLSQIVVIDRSQISYVLKQFPSEKRHYDKFMKHWESNRQRLDYSLLYKHKGLLDLEIIMERLRKTKELKDCSHIAAYQIAMEMSLRLGNGSSVLSHTDIGGNAFLVVLGTVELVKDNRVEESLVAGGYYDHRRSGKVLDARLTAVTVLALFPFSAVAEAFNE, from the exons ATGGTGCCGTGGACGTTTGTCTCGAGGAATCAGAAG CTCgcttttcaatattcaatgcaCCGCATCAGTGCGAACGGCATCTTCACAGTAag TACCAAACTTTTTCACATGAGGCCTGTCCTGTTTGCTGATTTCAAACCACGGCGACCTGAATTGTTACTAAAGTGGTGTACACTAAG GAAATATGTTGACACGGCTAGCTTATTTTCTGACGCAATTCTGGCTACGCAATCAGTGAAAGCATGTCTTACCAAT ATCCCATTGTTTAGGTTGTGGAGCAGTGAAGCAATCAACTGTCTAGCTAAACTTTGCAAACCAA TGCTGTTCAGTGAAGGGAGTATAGTTCTAGAGGAAGGGGTCGAGGCTTGTCTTGAGATGTGTGTTTTGCTGTCTGGGAG GATCGTTTTTACAGCAGAAGGTCAAGTATTGGTATCAGTTAGTGCTGGATTGAAGGGCTACTGGTTTGGTGAAGAAG GATTATTTCTGTCTGAACAAAGGCGTTGTAGTGTGAA AGCTGATGTCTTGAGTCAGATTGTGGTTATTGATCGAAGCCAAATTAGCTATGTACTGAAGCAG TTTCCTTCTGAAAAACGCCACTATGACAAATTTATGAAACACTGGGAATCGAATAGACAGAGGCTGGACTATTCGTTACTTTACAAACACAAAGGGTTATTGGATCTAGAG ATAATTATGGAGAGACTGAGAAAG ACTAAAGAATTAAAGGATTGTTCACACATTGCTGCTTATCAAATTGCAATGGAAATGTCTCTTAGGCTGGGAAATGGAAGCTCTGTCTtatcacacacagacattg GTGGTAATGCATTCTTAGTTGTCCTTGGTACGGTTGAGCTAGTGAAAGACAACCGTGTGGAAGAGTCTCTTGTTGCTGGCGGATACT ATGACCACAGACGATCTGGAAAAGTACTGGATGCACGATTGACTGCTGTCACTGTGCTTGCCTTATTTCCGTTTTCTGCAGTTGCAGAAGCTTTTAATGAATAG
- the LOC134186477 gene encoding uncharacterized protein LOC134186477, with translation MLQTSCRVHISPAMMQGVTGICAPGDLCTLVLSSPSQTVTTFQAIDITEYSSLGVVLRFTPTLVGDDCRLSCKHRWVYKPAVLNLQLGIAVGALMCTRVCQLETYGRPGHVYTRTDGDLNTAGNLR, from the exons atgctccagacctcatgtcgggTACACATATCACCGGCCATGATGCAAGGTGTCACGGGGATTTGtgcacccggtgatttgtgtacccttgtgcTTTCCTCGCCGTCCCAAACCGTGACAACGTTTCAAGCAATTGATATTACTGAATACTCGTCTCTAGGCGTCGTTTT GAGATTCACTCCAACATTAGTTGGAGACGATTGCAGACTCAGCTGCAAGCATAGATGGGTCTACAAGCCTGCAGTTCTCAACTTGCAACTGGGGATCGCTGTAGGAGCATTGATGTGCACGCGTGTATGCCAACTAGAGACTTATGGACGACCTGGTCATGTgtacacacggacggacggagaTCTTAACACAGCTGGCAATTTAAG ATGA
- the LOC134186476 gene encoding uncharacterized protein LOC134186476 isoform X1, with protein sequence MGAGSGQKRTSASDDRLQEQESPDLFSLFLTVFKKLPLSNKPSDLSTLKSTYLKTKPTLQTFQTAGHWICHKGDPSEGVYLVVDGAVDVCLEESEGRNVVVVNKLTTNSFFGELSSLFNIQCTASVRTASSHTKLFHMRPVLFADFKPRRPELLLKWCTLRKYVDTASLFSDAILATQSVKACLTNIPLFRLWSSEAINCLAKLCKPMLFSEGSIVLEEGVEACLEMCVLLSGRIVFTAEGQVLVSVSAGLKGYWFGEEGLFLSEQRRCSVKADVLSQIVVIDRSQISYVLKQFPSEKRHYDKFMKHWESNRQRLDYSLLYKHKGLLDLEIIMERLRKTKELKDCSHIAAYQIAMEMSLRLGNGSSVLSHTDIGGNAFLVVLGTVELVKDNRVEESLVAGGYYDHRRSGKVLDARLTAVTVLALFPFSAVAEAFNE encoded by the exons ATGGGCGCTGGAAGCGGGCAAAAAAGGACATCTGCATCCGATGACAGACTCCAGGAACAAGAGTCGCCAGATCTATTTTCTTTATTTCTAACTGTCTTCAAGAAACTTCCACTTTCAAACAAACCGTCAGATCTATCAACACTGAAGTCAACCTACTTGAAAACTAAACCCACGCTGCAGACGTTTCAGACAGCCGGCCACTGGATCTGTCACAAAGGCGATCCTTCTGAAGGAGTTTACCTAGTCGTAGATGGTGCCGTGGACGTTTGTCTCGAGGAATCAGAAGGTCGTAACGTTGTTGTTGTCAATAAACTTACTACTAATTCTTTTTTCGGCGAACTAAGCTCgcttttcaatattcaatgcaCCGCATCAGTGCGAACGGCATCTTCACA TACCAAACTTTTTCACATGAGGCCTGTCCTGTTTGCTGATTTCAAACCACGGCGACCTGAATTGTTACTAAAGTGGTGTACACTAAG GAAATATGTTGACACGGCTAGCTTATTTTCTGACGCAATTCTGGCTACGCAATCAGTGAAAGCATGTCTTACCAAT ATCCCATTGTTTAGGTTGTGGAGCAGTGAAGCAATCAACTGTCTAGCTAAACTTTGCAAACCAA TGCTGTTCAGTGAAGGGAGTATAGTTCTAGAGGAAGGGGTCGAGGCTTGTCTTGAGATGTGTGTTTTGCTGTCTGGGAG GATCGTTTTTACAGCAGAAGGTCAAGTATTGGTATCAGTTAGTGCTGGATTGAAGGGCTACTGGTTTGGTGAAGAAG GATTATTTCTGTCTGAACAAAGGCGTTGTAGTGTGAA AGCTGATGTCTTGAGTCAGATTGTGGTTATTGATCGAAGCCAAATTAGCTATGTACTGAAGCAG TTTCCTTCTGAAAAACGCCACTATGACAAATTTATGAAACACTGGGAATCGAATAGACAGAGGCTGGACTATTCGTTACTTTACAAACACAAAGGGTTATTGGATCTAGAG ATAATTATGGAGAGACTGAGAAAG ACTAAAGAATTAAAGGATTGTTCACACATTGCTGCTTATCAAATTGCAATGGAAATGTCTCTTAGGCTGGGAAATGGAAGCTCTGTCTtatcacacacagacattg GTGGTAATGCATTCTTAGTTGTCCTTGGTACGGTTGAGCTAGTGAAAGACAACCGTGTGGAAGAGTCTCTTGTTGCTGGCGGATACT ATGACCACAGACGATCTGGAAAAGTACTGGATGCACGATTGACTGCTGTCACTGTGCTTGCCTTATTTCCGTTTTCTGCAGTTGCAGAAGCTTTTAATGAATAG